In Pseudovibrio brasiliensis, the following are encoded in one genomic region:
- a CDS encoding pyridoxal phosphate-dependent aminotransferase has translation MGSKRSEVLPFQAMEVLNAANRLEQAGEHVLHMEVGQPGAPVPDSVLKVAHEYLSSGRLGYTEAQGIPLLKKSIARYYKQTFGLEVPESRIFATTGSSAGFNLAFLAGFDRGDRIAITSPGYPAYRNIIEVLGLECVEIEVGPETRWSLTPEILEEVHKEKPLKGVLVASPANPTGTMMSPEALKALVEACEALDLWFISDEIYHGLAYDMQEETALRFTDKAIIVNSFSKYYCMTGWRIGWMVLPEVLVRPIERIAQSLYISPPELAQVTAAAAFDAVEDYEKIKAGYAANRKVLLDHLPQLGFDVLPVDGAFYVYAGVSKLTNDSMDFCQRMLAETHIAATPGVDFDLTRGHQFMRFSFAGKEADIKLAVERLESWLK, from the coding sequence ATGGGATCAAAACGGAGTGAAGTGCTGCCATTTCAAGCTATGGAAGTACTGAATGCTGCCAATCGCCTTGAGCAGGCTGGCGAACATGTGCTGCACATGGAAGTTGGGCAGCCTGGTGCACCTGTTCCTGACTCGGTTTTGAAGGTAGCGCATGAGTATTTGTCTTCCGGGCGCCTGGGCTACACAGAGGCGCAGGGCATTCCGCTGCTGAAGAAGAGCATTGCGCGCTACTACAAGCAGACTTTTGGGCTTGAGGTGCCGGAATCCCGAATCTTTGCAACCACTGGGTCTTCTGCCGGCTTTAATCTGGCGTTTCTAGCGGGTTTTGATCGGGGAGACCGGATTGCGATTACATCTCCGGGATATCCGGCCTATCGCAATATCATTGAAGTGCTGGGCCTGGAGTGTGTGGAGATTGAGGTTGGACCAGAGACACGCTGGTCGCTGACGCCAGAGATCCTAGAAGAGGTGCATAAGGAAAAGCCTCTCAAGGGGGTGTTGGTGGCAAGTCCGGCTAATCCGACGGGCACCATGATGTCTCCTGAAGCCTTGAAAGCACTGGTGGAGGCTTGTGAGGCATTGGACCTGTGGTTTATCTCGGATGAGATTTATCATGGCCTTGCCTACGATATGCAGGAGGAAACTGCGCTTCGGTTTACGGACAAGGCGATCATCGTCAACAGTTTCTCTAAGTATTACTGCATGACCGGTTGGCGCATTGGCTGGATGGTGTTGCCAGAAGTGTTGGTGCGTCCGATTGAGCGGATTGCGCAGAGCCTTTACATCTCACCGCCAGAACTGGCGCAGGTGACTGCTGCGGCTGCGTTTGATGCGGTGGAAGACTACGAGAAGATCAAGGCAGGCTATGCTGCGAACCGTAAAGTGTTGCTGGACCACTTGCCTCAGCTGGGTTTTGATGTGCTGCCAGTGGATGGAGCGTTCTATGTTTATGCTGGTGTCTCCAAGCTGACCAATGACTCAATGGATTTCTGTCAGCGTATGCTTGCTGAAACGCATATTGCTGCAACACCGGGTGTCGACTTCGATCTCACTCGCGGCCATCAGTTCATGCGCTTTTCCTTCGCAGGGAAGGAGGCAGATATCAAACTGGCCGTTGAGCGATTGGAAAGCTGGCTGAAATAG